Proteins co-encoded in one Sparus aurata chromosome 18, fSpaAur1.1, whole genome shotgun sequence genomic window:
- the LOC115569175 gene encoding P2Y purinoceptor 4, producing MMETLISGPGTRNHSTVFTSVFNMSCRFDEEFKYILLPVSYSLVFVFGFVLNATALWLFLRMRPWNPSTVYMFHLALSDFLYVLSLPTLIYYYANRSHWPFGLAACKIVRFLFYANLYCSILLLTCISVHRYLGICHPIKALTLVKSRHAHMVCGMVWAVVTVCLVPNLLFVTTSRRDNDTLCHDTTNQESFESYVDYSSVVMVLLFGIPFLVIVVCYCLMARALCRPSKGLSSSRQGAATRQKSIKLIIVVLVVFAVSFVPFHITRTLYYTSRVLDLNCEVLNIVNFTYKITRPLASVNSCIDPILYFLAGDHYRSKLMSALPGKRETTSSQVQPNSNQAIDLVYKNPALKGDGEIDR from the coding sequence ATGATGGAGACGCTCATCAGCGGCCCCGGCACACGCAACCACTCGACGGTGTTCACCTCGGTCTTCAACATGAGCTGTCGCTTCGACGAGGAGTTCAAATACATCCTGCTGCCGGTGTCCTACAGTCTGGTGTTTGTGTTCGGCTTCGTGCTCAATGCCACGGCTTTGTGGCTGTTCTTGAGGATGCGCCCGTGGAACCCCAGTACCGTCTACATGTTCCACCTCGCCCTGTCCGACTTCCTGTACGTCCTCTCCCTGCCCACCCTCATCTACTACTACGCCAACCGCAGCCACTGGCCCTTTGGACTGGCTGCCTGTAAAATAGTGCGCTTCCTGTTCTACGCCAACCTGTACTgcagcatcctcctcctcacctgcaTCAGCGTGCACCGTTATCTGGGCATCTGCCACCCCATCAAGGCACTGACGCTGGTCAAGTCCCGCCACGCCCACATGGTGTGCGGCATGGTCTGGGCCGTGGTGACCGTGTGCCTGGTGCCTAACCTGCTCTTCGTCACCACCTCCAGGAGGGACAACGACACCCTGTGTCATGACACAACCAACCAGGAGTCCTTTGAAAGTTACGTGGACTACAGCTCTGTTGTCATGGTGCTCCTGTTTGGCATCCCTTTCCTTGTCATTGTGGTGTGTTACTGCCTGATGGCGCGGGCCCTGTGCCGGCCCAGTAAAGGATTATCTTCAAGCCGGCAGGGCGCCGCCACACGTCAGAAGTCCATCAAGCTCATCATcgtggtgttggtggtgttcGCTGTGAGCTTCGTCCCGTTCCACATCACACGGACACTCTACTACACCTCCCGCGTGTTAGATCTCAACTGTGAGGTCCTCAACATCGTAAACTTCACTTACAAGATCACCAGGCCGCTGGCCAGCGTCAACAGCTGCATCGACCCGATTCTGTATTTTCTTGCCGGGGATCACTACCGGTCCAAACTCATGTCTGCTCTGCCGGGAAAAAGAGAGACGACGAGCAGTCAGGTTCAACCGAACAGTAACCAGGCCATCGATCTGGTCTATAAGAACCCGGCACTTAAAGGCGATGGAGAGATCGACAGATAG